One Cupriavidus necator genomic region harbors:
- the traD gene encoding conjugative transfer system coupling protein TraD (Members of this protein family are the putative conjugative coupling factor, TraD, as the term is used for the SXT and TOL plasmid systems.), with protein MNQYINHFRPIYEFRAVVGWALAVLLLLVSGMPNSGYFALGGMAFLLFRSSQVWRALRFRLSISTKWLTLVRIDDLLTQSRKLRSDDKDDDAMYLGTGYEWTQKHCQIAHDILRMPSSDIPGLPKWLPKDTVKAIEKTFAPENSIADRSPQGKSWIGGMESLRIPVPFHYKAMGGHTSISGTTGSGKTRTFELISTQVIHNPNDILIAIDPKNDPDWVARCKRECERTGRKFLYWKQAAPSQSIRLNPLENWSQPSEIPTRIAQLMEEGPFRQFAFLFIDRAVKGELYVGDKPNLRSILQYAQNGINNLLERGLERFFPEAGKPDWEEEAAGYMQKVAQKAGGTRLDAMVSLYIDRFSKLGNGHEAIDGLISTYQHDRDHYGRIIASALPLLQMLATGETGLMLAPKADDFEDDREIWDIDKVIKQKAVLYVGADSLSNSMVAQAVMSMLLADIASVAGAIYNFYAKPPEIVLVVDEAAEAINEQLLQLLNKGRGAGFKAFVAYQTRSDFTAKLGNVAKMQQVLGNLNNQIVLRLEDIDTAQWFSEKAGTTAIRNLVVSSSTSTGTEAHIGEFSGSVSRSAQLEKVPLIPHDLVMQLPNLQYFLRISGGAVYQGRIPIIKD; from the coding sequence ATGAACCAGTACATTAACCACTTCCGTCCCATCTACGAGTTCCGCGCGGTCGTCGGTTGGGCATTGGCTGTCCTGCTGCTTCTGGTGAGCGGCATGCCCAACAGTGGCTACTTTGCGCTGGGTGGCATGGCATTCCTGCTCTTTCGCTCCAGCCAGGTGTGGCGTGCGCTCAGGTTCCGTCTTTCCATCTCCACGAAGTGGCTAACCCTCGTCCGGATCGATGATCTCCTGACACAGAGCCGCAAGTTGCGCTCGGATGACAAGGACGACGATGCCATGTATTTGGGTACCGGCTACGAATGGACCCAGAAGCATTGTCAGATTGCCCACGACATCCTGCGTATGCCGTCGAGCGACATCCCGGGCCTGCCAAAGTGGCTGCCGAAGGACACCGTCAAGGCCATCGAGAAGACGTTCGCCCCGGAGAACAGCATTGCCGACCGATCGCCCCAGGGCAAATCCTGGATCGGTGGCATGGAATCCCTGCGCATTCCCGTCCCCTTTCACTACAAGGCAATGGGCGGCCACACCTCGATCAGCGGCACGACTGGCTCCGGGAAGACCCGAACGTTCGAACTCATCTCGACACAGGTCATTCACAACCCGAATGACATTTTGATCGCGATTGATCCCAAGAATGATCCCGACTGGGTCGCCAGGTGCAAGCGCGAATGCGAGCGGACCGGCCGCAAGTTCCTGTACTGGAAACAGGCCGCACCATCGCAGTCTATCCGGTTGAATCCGCTGGAAAACTGGTCTCAGCCCTCGGAGATCCCAACGCGTATCGCCCAACTGATGGAGGAAGGCCCTTTCCGCCAGTTCGCCTTCCTGTTCATCGACCGCGCCGTGAAAGGCGAGCTCTATGTCGGCGACAAGCCGAACCTGCGATCGATCCTGCAGTACGCACAGAACGGCATCAACAATCTTCTTGAGCGTGGGCTGGAGCGCTTCTTCCCCGAAGCCGGGAAGCCGGATTGGGAAGAGGAAGCCGCGGGATATATGCAGAAGGTTGCACAGAAGGCGGGTGGCACCCGGCTGGACGCCATGGTCAGCCTGTACATCGACCGATTCTCGAAGCTCGGTAACGGGCATGAAGCGATCGACGGCCTCATCTCTACCTATCAACACGACCGCGATCACTACGGCCGGATCATCGCATCCGCCCTGCCCCTGCTGCAGATGCTGGCGACCGGCGAGACCGGCTTGATGCTTGCGCCGAAGGCGGACGATTTTGAGGATGACCGCGAGATCTGGGATATCGACAAGGTCATCAAGCAGAAGGCCGTGCTGTATGTTGGGGCGGACTCCCTATCGAATTCGATGGTGGCCCAGGCTGTCATGTCGATGCTGCTTGCGGACATCGCTTCTGTCGCGGGTGCGATCTACAACTTCTACGCCAAACCACCTGAGATCGTCCTGGTGGTCGACGAAGCGGCCGAGGCCATCAACGAGCAATTGCTTCAGCTGTTGAACAAGGGCCGCGGCGCCGGCTTCAAGGCCTTCGTTGCCTACCAGACCCGCTCCGACTTCACGGCCAAGCTGGGAAACGTGGCCAAAATGCAGCAGGTTTTGGGCAATTTGAACAACCAGATCGTCTTACGATTGGAAGACATCGACACGGCGCAATGGTTCTCCGAAAAGGCCGGTACCACCGCTATTCGCAACCTGGTCGTGTCGAGCAGCACCAGCACCGGAACCGAGGCCCACATCGGCGAGTTCAGCGGGTCGGTGTCCCGTTCGGCCCAGCTTGAGAAGGTACCCCTGATTCCGCACGACCTTGTCATGCAACTGCCGAACCTGCAGTACTTCTTGCGAATCTCTGGGGGCGCTGTCTACCAGGGCCGAATTCCCATCATCAAAGACTAA
- a CDS encoding DUF4400 domain-containing protein translates to MANSRFASHVRLWLIFSPLMICTLAPFIQDESAFEISEAEQASVERVLGQEKADVAVTLANARFRQWFIESGVVKSSFSGSDAQTGFADNGASDFGRSWMQHFWLTIYRALYRAAVGHYWLVGAIVLFLALFNDGTVSRKIRAAGAGFANPVSFHVAAHGLMLCFGFGASALLLPLPMLATWWTFGVCLVGLLCWRLAASFHVGK, encoded by the coding sequence ATGGCAAATAGCCGATTCGCGTCGCACGTCCGTCTGTGGCTGATCTTTTCGCCGCTGATGATCTGCACGCTCGCTCCGTTCATCCAGGACGAAAGCGCCTTCGAAATCAGTGAAGCGGAACAGGCCTCGGTTGAGCGCGTGCTCGGCCAGGAAAAGGCCGACGTCGCCGTGACACTGGCCAATGCCCGCTTTCGCCAATGGTTCATCGAGAGCGGCGTTGTCAAGTCGTCGTTCTCCGGCTCCGACGCCCAGACCGGATTTGCCGATAACGGCGCGTCTGACTTCGGTAGAAGTTGGATGCAGCACTTCTGGCTAACGATCTACCGCGCACTGTATCGTGCCGCGGTCGGCCATTATTGGCTCGTTGGCGCAATCGTGCTGTTCCTTGCCCTGTTCAATGATGGAACCGTGTCGCGCAAGATCCGCGCTGCGGGCGCCGGCTTTGCCAATCCGGTGTCCTTCCATGTGGCGGCACACGGCTTGATGCTCTGCTTTGGCTTCGGCGCGTCCGCCCTGCTCTTACCCCTTCCCATGCTGGCGACCTGGTGGACCTTCGGGGTCTGCCTGGTCGGCCTGCTCTGCTGGCGCCTTGCAGCGTCATTCCACGTCGGCAAGTAG
- a CDS encoding ATP-dependent helicase — translation MSLEKVLEGLNPAQREVVDLRQHCVAVAVPGAGKTATIAAKAAVLLANPDVTVGAVTFSKDAAVELRDRILALAGADARKRLLAGTFHSLAYKQLGKGTGKLTDIVHDGVRFAIVGQILQEGGFDGKVEDAIAAIERAKMQLSDPPSGTVEAQLYEAYQSALARNGKIDFQDMLRLAVAGMQSGTIAPYRMTYLLVDEYQDCDSLQSRWTALHAAAGSIVTVVGDDDQSIYGFRSALGFRGMEAFIKEFDARSVILGKNYRSHAEILDVADRVIRNNEDRILKELVAHRGPGGAIEFKRLEDEYKEAVSAVEALTPVLRAGKTAAVLARTNRILDPLEAVCRSHGVKYYRAAGRSILDRPEAALMGDLLELIQKSKDSGTDALLGFAGIGSHELQLLHTQTAAKPEGSIPRKKNLVQAGIAEATVDKYRDFLKKLAEWQALFERQFFSLVLDGVREWMLKFVADDPGKRAINTAFDVLTRLNGPFSERLLFLRQKNNEPADDALVLTTMHASKGREWSAVVVIRAEETIVPDEASPESEERRLFYVALTRARDWLQISTAKKNPTSRFVIEAGLT, via the coding sequence ATGTCGCTCGAAAAGGTATTGGAAGGACTGAACCCCGCCCAGCGCGAGGTGGTCGACCTCCGTCAGCACTGCGTCGCCGTGGCCGTGCCAGGCGCCGGAAAGACAGCGACGATTGCGGCCAAGGCAGCAGTGCTGCTCGCCAACCCAGACGTGACGGTGGGCGCGGTAACGTTCAGCAAGGACGCCGCGGTCGAATTGCGTGACCGGATCCTGGCGCTAGCCGGTGCCGATGCCAGGAAGCGACTGCTCGCGGGCACCTTTCATTCGCTGGCCTATAAGCAGCTCGGGAAGGGAACCGGCAAGCTCACCGATATCGTCCACGACGGCGTTCGATTCGCTATCGTCGGGCAGATCCTGCAGGAAGGGGGATTTGATGGGAAGGTCGAGGACGCGATCGCCGCGATTGAGCGCGCCAAGATGCAACTGTCCGACCCGCCTTCAGGAACCGTGGAGGCTCAGTTGTATGAAGCCTACCAGAGTGCTCTGGCCCGAAACGGCAAGATCGACTTTCAGGACATGCTGCGGTTGGCTGTAGCTGGAATGCAAAGCGGAACAATTGCGCCCTACCGTATGACGTACCTGCTTGTCGATGAGTACCAGGATTGCGACAGCTTGCAATCACGCTGGACGGCGCTGCACGCGGCGGCCGGTTCGATAGTGACGGTGGTCGGGGACGATGATCAGTCGATCTACGGATTTCGAAGTGCGCTCGGATTTCGAGGCATGGAGGCATTCATCAAAGAGTTCGACGCGCGGTCAGTCATCCTCGGGAAGAACTACCGCTCACATGCCGAGATCCTGGACGTCGCGGATCGGGTCATTCGAAACAACGAGGACCGTATCCTGAAGGAGCTGGTAGCCCATCGCGGGCCTGGCGGCGCTATCGAGTTCAAGCGTTTGGAGGACGAGTACAAGGAGGCGGTTTCGGCCGTTGAGGCGCTGACACCGGTTTTGCGGGCTGGCAAAACGGCGGCCGTGCTGGCGCGGACGAACCGCATTCTCGATCCATTGGAGGCCGTCTGCCGCTCGCACGGTGTCAAGTATTACAGGGCAGCCGGCCGCTCTATTCTCGATCGCCCGGAGGCAGCGTTGATGGGGGACCTACTGGAACTGATTCAGAAGTCCAAGGACTCTGGCACCGATGCCCTGCTAGGTTTCGCCGGAATTGGCTCGCATGAACTGCAGCTGCTACACACGCAGACTGCGGCGAAGCCGGAGGGATCGATTCCGCGAAAAAAGAACCTGGTGCAGGCCGGGATCGCAGAAGCAACAGTCGACAAGTATCGCGACTTCCTAAAGAAGCTGGCGGAATGGCAAGCGCTCTTTGAGCGCCAGTTCTTTTCCCTCGTTCTCGATGGCGTGCGCGAATGGATGCTCAAGTTTGTTGCGGACGACCCGGGCAAGCGCGCTATCAATACCGCGTTTGACGTCCTGACGCGGCTGAACGGTCCATTTTCGGAACGACTCTTGTTTCTGCGCCAAAAGAATAACGAACCGGCCGACGACGCCTTGGTGCTGACGACCATGCATGCCTCCAAGGGACGCGAATGGTCGGCTGTTGTTGTGATCCGGGCCGAGGAAACCATCGTTCCGGACGAAGCCAGTCCGGAGAGTGAGGAGCGTCGACTGTTCTACGTTGCCCTCACGCGCGCGCGCGACTGGCTGCAGATTTCTACGGCAAAGAAGAACCCCACGTCCCGGTTCGTTATTGAAGCCGGGCTAACTTGA
- a CDS encoding helix-turn-helix domain-containing protein yields MSYRFDGLPIAPRTTTCGGAPHSPAPIESEASKRKAARCDARRLPERVLRAIALVYESDGLRALHITNRQVLATLIRFALNQKDPTSLAFIKKATIAQHLSISEATVYRALGTLEDAGLIERERQQRTRAQLEVVGRIGFTAKLLQCIGLAGRELGYPEPQTDSDESRSRSACLAPVSGVNNPKQSSTKKHSGPREFVQIHDRAVPIDLAPLVRDQELTTSALFLLMRLAREAGHRLSDVVSAAGHVLGPLRGRELFAYLKSLLGKPIDYSYVVQTRKAQEDERRATAAQAAQDRLEVAQLVERYRGQRVSAPDGRIYEVDSASIVITEANGRRSSLGHDQARAWLIEMDRAATGLSRALAQPSSATRSSSAMAQAAIEQLRSILGGRPAPNMVGG; encoded by the coding sequence ATGAGCTATCGCTTCGACGGGCTTCCTATTGCCCCAAGAACAACAACGTGTGGCGGTGCGCCGCACTCTCCGGCCCCTATCGAAAGCGAAGCTTCGAAACGCAAGGCAGCCAGGTGCGATGCCCGCCGGCTGCCCGAGCGGGTTCTCAGAGCGATCGCGTTGGTCTACGAGTCCGATGGGCTTCGGGCTTTGCACATCACCAATCGCCAAGTCTTGGCAACGCTCATCCGCTTCGCTCTGAATCAGAAGGATCCTACCTCGCTCGCCTTCATAAAGAAGGCAACGATCGCGCAGCACCTCTCGATTAGCGAGGCCACTGTCTATCGGGCGCTTGGCACACTTGAAGATGCCGGGCTTATTGAGCGTGAAAGGCAGCAACGCACGAGGGCGCAGCTCGAGGTCGTTGGGCGGATCGGGTTCACCGCAAAGTTGCTACAGTGTATCGGGCTCGCCGGCAGGGAGCTTGGGTACCCAGAACCTCAAACGGACTCCGACGAGTCGCGGTCCCGCTCCGCATGTCTCGCACCAGTGAGTGGCGTAAACAACCCCAAGCAGTCTTCTACGAAGAAACATTCGGGCCCGAGAGAGTTTGTGCAAATTCACGATCGGGCTGTGCCCATTGATCTAGCGCCTCTCGTGCGCGACCAAGAGCTGACGACGTCCGCCCTCTTCCTTCTGATGCGGCTCGCGAGAGAGGCCGGCCACAGACTGTCGGACGTTGTCTCGGCGGCGGGTCATGTTCTTGGGCCGCTGCGGGGACGAGAGCTGTTCGCCTACCTCAAGTCGCTCCTCGGAAAGCCCATAGACTATAGCTATGTCGTTCAAACTCGGAAGGCCCAAGAAGACGAGAGGCGCGCAACCGCCGCGCAGGCGGCGCAAGACCGGCTGGAGGTTGCCCAACTCGTTGAGCGATACCGTGGGCAACGGGTGTCCGCACCTGACGGTCGGATCTACGAGGTCGACTCGGCCTCGATTGTGATCACCGAGGCCAACGGTCGGCGGAGTTCATTAGGGCACGACCAGGCGCGCGCCTGGCTGATCGAGATGGACAGAGCAGCGACTGGGCTCTCGCGTGCCTTGGCCCAGCCGTCGTCAGCGACACGGTCATCGTCGGCCATGGCACAGGCCGCTATTGAGCAACTTCGCAGCATCCTCGGTGGCAGACCTGCACCCAACATGGTAGGTGGCTGA
- a CDS encoding replication initiation protein — translation MESASQQLALALFEDFAPRGQSVTEAPKDLGFRRSNAFVKIIDLSLAGRRLIDVAYFLVAEDQEVRREYRVDVGLFKWLLATTSNNRRHLSKLVREAQKAAIELNEIDVEDPSKDRWGAVPLMGSAFIEKGEFIFELPERLQRAIKNPKSSHFLSLRYVFKSVHSKVLYDRLQQFMVEGITPWFEVQALRAWLECEKKTYDLFKHFRSKVLEVAISEIREVTGLHIEMLTLNVPGSKKIGQVRFRLNVTEQPNEQKTAFIVLRNVYETLRKEFALNQSEFNEIITNRDLYNDERIHQAMEYTRHNVKVGKVKVRAGGYFMKALREGYLLGELDKQIHHQSAIVESTRKAADQEMAEREARVKAAGAERDQREADFGWEAYNKLSTEQQSDMISEFCQSQAAKLLARRLNVAILNVHEYINDPNVRSTFGGFVASRVHKAAKAAKRVGAAASASLI, via the coding sequence ATGGAAAGCGCATCGCAACAATTAGCCTTGGCATTGTTCGAGGACTTCGCTCCTCGAGGCCAGAGCGTCACGGAAGCACCCAAGGATTTGGGCTTCCGTCGCAGCAATGCCTTCGTCAAAATCATCGACCTCAGTCTGGCAGGCCGTCGCCTTATCGATGTTGCTTACTTTCTTGTAGCTGAAGACCAAGAAGTCCGGCGCGAATACCGGGTCGATGTCGGCTTGTTCAAGTGGCTTCTGGCCACAACGAGCAACAACAGACGCCACCTAAGCAAGCTCGTTCGCGAAGCCCAGAAAGCGGCTATCGAGCTTAACGAGATCGACGTCGAAGACCCTTCCAAAGATCGCTGGGGTGCAGTGCCCCTAATGGGCTCAGCATTCATCGAAAAAGGGGAGTTCATCTTCGAGCTTCCTGAACGGCTACAGCGCGCCATCAAGAACCCAAAATCTTCCCACTTTCTTAGCCTGCGCTATGTATTCAAGTCGGTGCACTCTAAGGTCCTGTACGACCGACTACAACAATTCATGGTTGAGGGCATTACCCCTTGGTTCGAAGTTCAAGCCCTACGAGCTTGGCTAGAGTGCGAGAAGAAAACCTACGATCTCTTCAAGCACTTCCGAAGTAAAGTCCTTGAGGTAGCCATCTCCGAAATTCGCGAAGTGACCGGACTCCACATTGAGATGCTTACACTTAATGTGCCCGGTTCAAAAAAAATCGGCCAAGTCCGATTCCGATTGAACGTTACCGAGCAGCCCAACGAGCAAAAGACCGCGTTCATCGTGCTTCGCAACGTCTATGAGACGTTGCGCAAAGAGTTCGCCCTCAACCAGTCCGAATTCAACGAGATTATTACCAACCGCGACCTGTACAACGACGAGCGAATCCACCAGGCCATGGAGTACACCCGGCACAACGTGAAAGTTGGCAAGGTGAAGGTGCGAGCAGGTGGTTATTTCATGAAGGCCCTTCGCGAGGGCTACTTGCTTGGTGAACTCGACAAGCAGATTCATCATCAGTCGGCCATTGTAGAGTCAACTCGTAAGGCTGCTGACCAGGAGATGGCTGAGCGCGAGGCCCGCGTGAAGGCTGCTGGCGCCGAGCGCGACCAACGAGAAGCTGATTTCGGTTGGGAAGCCTACAACAAGCTGTCCACTGAGCAGCAATCGGACATGATCTCCGAATTTTGTCAGTCTCAGGCTGCCAAGCTTCTTGCGCGAAGACTTAACGTGGCGATCCTGAACGTGCATGAGTACATCAATGACCCTAATGTTCGAAGCACGTTTGGAGGCTTCGTGGCCAGTCGCGTGCACAAGGCGGCGAAGGCCGCCAAGCGAGTAGGTGCAGCGGCCTCAGCAAGTCTGATCTGA
- a CDS encoding ParA family protein: MVVKSELTEIDRTVTIGSMSDFSKKLQKLTEELREHILAPRPRKSPPTFTSTQVAEMCGIDRARLHYLATKDGSTLPAGELHGRVRQFTLGETRKWVQQASQVKPSPLLRKGEADGRVLISANFKGGSCKTTSSMCLAQGLSLRGRKVLLVDLDPQASLTELCGLYAEKMIVEESTVLPYIYSPEDFTLESVIQETYWDGVDVIPAHPSLFSAEFHIPAMASKSANYRFWTLLRKGLEPLRKKYDYIVLDSAPSLSYLTINGLMAADAMVMPLVPESLDFISSVSFWSLFSDMADSFKNIEGNKTYDFVSILLSKVDYGVASSAPIVRSWVQRAYGDWMSPIEVPASSVMSNGALALATVFDISKFEGSNKTFQRVRIPFDEYCRWVDEFYAGKWEDA; this comes from the coding sequence ATGGTGGTGAAGAGCGAATTAACCGAGATTGACCGGACTGTCACGATTGGTTCAATGAGTGACTTTTCGAAGAAGCTTCAAAAACTTACTGAGGAACTTCGCGAACATATCCTGGCACCTCGCCCTCGGAAAAGTCCGCCCACGTTCACCTCCACCCAGGTTGCCGAAATGTGCGGTATCGACCGTGCGCGGCTTCATTATCTGGCAACGAAAGACGGGAGCACACTTCCGGCCGGTGAGCTTCATGGGCGCGTACGCCAATTTACGCTTGGTGAGACTCGGAAGTGGGTTCAACAAGCTTCACAGGTGAAGCCGTCCCCGCTACTAAGAAAGGGCGAAGCGGATGGTCGCGTTCTGATTTCTGCCAACTTCAAGGGTGGTAGTTGCAAGACGACTTCGAGTATGTGCCTGGCGCAGGGATTAAGTTTGCGCGGCCGCAAGGTGCTGCTGGTTGACTTGGACCCTCAGGCATCGCTGACCGAATTGTGCGGCCTGTATGCCGAGAAGATGATTGTCGAGGAAAGCACCGTTCTGCCGTACATCTACAGCCCTGAAGACTTTACGCTTGAGAGCGTCATTCAGGAGACGTATTGGGATGGGGTTGATGTCATCCCTGCGCATCCATCTTTGTTCTCCGCCGAGTTTCATATCCCGGCGATGGCAAGCAAGTCGGCGAATTATCGCTTCTGGACGCTGTTACGTAAGGGCTTGGAGCCACTTCGAAAAAAATACGACTATATCGTGTTGGATTCGGCACCTTCGCTATCCTACCTGACTATCAACGGCCTGATGGCTGCGGACGCCATGGTGATGCCTTTGGTGCCGGAAAGTCTCGACTTCATTAGCTCGGTATCGTTCTGGAGTCTGTTCTCCGATATGGCGGACAGCTTCAAGAACATCGAAGGAAACAAAACCTACGACTTTGTGAGCATTCTGCTTTCGAAGGTTGACTATGGCGTAGCGTCTTCGGCTCCGATAGTTCGCTCCTGGGTACAACGAGCCTATGGCGATTGGATGAGCCCAATTGAAGTGCCGGCGAGCTCCGTGATGAGTAACGGGGCTCTCGCACTTGCGACGGTCTTCGACATTAGTAAGTTCGAGGGCAGCAACAAGACATTCCAGCGTGTGCGCATTCCGTTCGACGAATATTGCCGTTGGGTGGATGAGTTTTACGCCGGAAAGTGGGAGGACGCTTAA
- a CDS encoding ParB/RepB/Spo0J family partition protein yields the protein MNMRKRMLEQTANLTPANEIKVEIAPQVADRPKTAPGMMAALSAAQLRIQELESQGAASTVPVEKIRPNPWQPRIKFDESSLTELAESIKELGLMQPILVRRVTPDNGESYFELIAGERRWRAHQVLGLQEIKALITDASDADMAVLALAENVSREDLTDYEIGKAMRRAEKEFPDRKRMAESMGMSRSTLYRYFAFDNLPEFMRVDLEKNPSLFSGTAASDTYAVLKKHGEPAVAAAREVWKQLVDGSLEQSKVAKLLEASLLRREATPVTSQRDIHKVYAGKTQAGSITKDSVSFTVKLKSAVLTAAQEERIRTVINELFDGGPQR from the coding sequence ATGAATATGCGCAAGCGCATGCTGGAGCAAACCGCAAATTTGACTCCTGCTAATGAAATCAAAGTGGAAATCGCCCCCCAAGTTGCAGACCGGCCGAAAACTGCACCAGGGATGATGGCGGCCTTGAGTGCGGCACAGCTTCGGATTCAAGAATTGGAGTCCCAAGGGGCTGCAAGCACCGTTCCGGTCGAGAAGATTCGGCCGAATCCCTGGCAGCCGCGGATAAAGTTTGACGAGAGCAGTCTCACTGAGCTCGCGGAGAGCATTAAGGAACTGGGCCTAATGCAGCCCATTCTCGTTCGACGAGTCACGCCGGACAACGGAGAATCCTATTTCGAGCTGATTGCCGGTGAGCGCCGTTGGCGCGCTCACCAGGTGCTGGGTCTACAAGAAATCAAGGCGCTCATCACGGATGCGTCAGATGCAGATATGGCCGTCCTCGCTTTGGCCGAGAATGTCAGCCGTGAAGACCTCACCGACTACGAAATTGGCAAGGCGATGCGCCGTGCCGAGAAGGAATTTCCAGACAGGAAGCGGATGGCTGAATCCATGGGGATGAGCCGGAGCACGCTCTATCGATATTTTGCCTTCGACAATCTACCCGAATTCATGCGTGTAGATCTGGAGAAGAACCCTTCGCTTTTCAGCGGTACCGCGGCAAGTGACACCTACGCCGTGCTCAAGAAGCATGGCGAGCCAGCTGTTGCAGCGGCTCGCGAGGTCTGGAAGCAACTTGTAGATGGTAGCCTTGAGCAGTCGAAGGTCGCCAAGCTGCTGGAGGCTTCGCTACTTCGTCGTGAAGCGACGCCTGTAACTTCCCAGCGTGACATTCATAAAGTCTATGCCGGCAAGACTCAGGCCGGCAGTATTACCAAGGACTCCGTGAGCTTTACCGTAAAGCTTAAAAGTGCTGTCCTGACTGCCGCTCAAGAGGAGCGGATACGGACGGTTATCAATGAACTTTTCGACGGAGGACCGCAACGTTAA
- a CDS encoding phage integrase family protein encodes MAQHNQVATTVIRYTRADFTALRFRLNRIPTAHILERVYDEEALAKAGIGTPAQLEARLDAMRDHLVERVCLSNPYLSASLADARRFNRWPKTAIDYLVRAADHDVSRPQPEDPVSAWFRPIVSRALRQEDIQTLAQLMAYITLRGKRWYLPVPRLGTGKARAIERWLQAQAEALGTLVVADDTPREDRVDLGADGASCLVPLEQVRRVVPALDGSEGRNRAPGWCLIAARDDLEAVQAYLSRFRERDKTARAYQKELERFLLWCICARRTALSSVGADDCERYKDFLAQPDPAWIGTKAPRASARWRPFAGPLQPESQRYAVLVLRGFFAWLVGVRYLGGNPWLMVKDPIIAQREVPMAIDKALPGQLWESLTRRDGLLDRLCVRFSATAPAGPLSAKDADTPGAQCRLARAAVLLMGCSGARREEVARARRSHLKPVPEQAGIPDGLWELALLGKRGKWRTVFLPPRVIEALRAHWADRGHDFEDVHQDLALLSPVSLPSTRTARSKHLTLREGLPVLSGEGFSPDGLYRVLTTTLLRIAEDSTLPIDEAERHLLRKAAPHALRHTFATHAVANDIPTDVLQRLLGHASLQTTSLYVRAERRRGIAAMAKLYSIQS; translated from the coding sequence ATGGCCCAACACAACCAGGTCGCCACCACCGTCATTCGCTATACCCGCGCCGACTTCACGGCCCTGCGCTTTCGGCTCAACCGCATTCCGACCGCGCATATCCTCGAGCGCGTCTATGACGAGGAAGCGCTGGCCAAGGCCGGCATCGGCACGCCGGCGCAGCTGGAGGCCCGGCTCGATGCGATGCGCGACCATCTGGTCGAACGCGTCTGCCTGAGCAATCCATACCTGTCGGCAAGCCTGGCGGATGCACGGCGCTTCAATCGCTGGCCGAAGACCGCCATTGACTACCTGGTGCGCGCCGCCGACCACGACGTGTCGCGGCCGCAGCCCGAAGACCCGGTGTCCGCCTGGTTCCGCCCCATCGTGTCGCGCGCGTTGCGGCAGGAGGACATTCAGACGCTGGCGCAGCTGATGGCGTACATCACGTTGCGCGGCAAGCGCTGGTATCTACCGGTGCCGCGGCTGGGCACGGGCAAGGCACGGGCGATCGAGCGGTGGCTGCAGGCCCAGGCGGAAGCGCTGGGCACCCTGGTGGTGGCCGACGACACGCCGCGCGAGGACCGCGTGGACCTGGGAGCGGACGGCGCTAGCTGTCTGGTCCCGCTGGAGCAGGTGCGGCGGGTGGTGCCGGCCCTCGACGGCAGCGAGGGCCGCAATCGCGCGCCCGGCTGGTGCCTGATCGCGGCACGCGACGACCTGGAGGCCGTGCAGGCCTACCTATCCCGCTTCCGCGAGCGGGACAAGACCGCCCGCGCCTACCAGAAGGAACTGGAGCGCTTCCTGCTCTGGTGCATCTGCGCTCGCCGCACCGCGCTGTCGAGCGTGGGCGCCGACGACTGCGAGCGCTACAAGGACTTCCTGGCGCAGCCGGACCCGGCGTGGATCGGCACCAAGGCGCCACGCGCCTCCGCGCGCTGGCGCCCCTTCGCCGGCCCGCTCCAGCCGGAGTCGCAGCGCTATGCGGTGCTGGTGCTGCGGGGTTTCTTTGCCTGGCTGGTGGGCGTGCGCTATCTGGGCGGCAATCCCTGGCTGATGGTCAAGGATCCCATCATCGCGCAGCGAGAGGTGCCGATGGCGATCGACAAGGCCTTGCCCGGTCAGCTGTGGGAGTCGCTGACGCGGCGCGACGGCCTCCTCGACCGGCTTTGTGTCAGGTTCAGCGCGACGGCGCCAGCCGGCCCGCTGAGCGCAAAGGACGCCGACACACCGGGTGCGCAATGTCGCCTAGCGCGCGCAGCGGTGCTGCTGATGGGCTGCAGTGGGGCGCGCCGGGAGGAGGTCGCCCGCGCGCGCCGCAGTCACCTGAAGCCCGTCCCCGAGCAGGCCGGCATCCCCGATGGCCTGTGGGAGTTGGCGCTGCTCGGCAAGCGCGGCAAATGGCGCACGGTGTTCCTGCCGCCACGCGTGATCGAGGCGCTGCGGGCGCACTGGGCCGATCGGGGCCACGATTTTGAAGACGTGCACCAGGATCTGGCGTTGCTGTCGCCGGTGTCGCTGCCCTCGACGCGCACCGCCCGCAGCAAGCACCTGACGCTGCGGGAGGGCTTGCCGGTCCTGAGCGGAGAGGGATTTTCGCCAGACGGGCTTTACCGGGTGCTGACAACCACGCTGCTTCGCATCGCGGAAGACAGTACCCTGCCGATTGACGAGGCCGAGCGCCACTTGCTGCGCAAGGCCGCGCCCCATGCGCTGCGGCACACCTTCGCCACGCACGCGGTGGCCAACGATATCCCCACCGATGTCCTCCAAAGGCTGTTGGGCCACGCCTCGCTGCAAACGACCTCGCTGTATGTCCGCGCGGAACGCAGGCGCGGTATTGCCGCCATGGCGAAGCTGTACAGCATCCAAAGTTAG